Below is a window of Maribacter dokdonensis DSW-8 DNA.
TATTTTTATTGCGCTAGCGACTTTCTTGGTTATTAAATTGTTGCGTTTTCCAATGGTGCGCTATGTGAATTCACAACGAAGAAAATTAATTGGAAGATTAGCCTCGTTGTTGGCGGTATTGGTCATGATACCAGCTGGATTTACGTTTTACAATGTATTTAAAAAGTCTCTTTTCAACAGGGATGCTGAAGCTTTTATAACTGAAAAAATTGAGCCTTATCAGTTTGCAGGTGAGGGTAAATTTTTAAAAGATTTTAGTGAGGTGGTTTATAATGACGAGGGGAAATCTAAAATAGAATTGTTCTTTATGGGCAATGATGGTATCCCTGATAATGTTATTGCAACATGGCGTACCCAAATGGCGGAATATAAACAATTAAGTGAGACTGAGCTTGCTGTGGTGCAGGGTTCAAGGAGTGAAGAAGCTACTCAGTTAAAATATGTAAACGAGTTATATGAATCTCAGAAAAGTATTTTAACCAGCAAGGATGAGAAAATACAGCTTTTAGAAAATGAGCTCATGCGTTTAAATCAAATTTCATCTAATCAAATTCCTTTTAATGAAATAAGTCTTGAGGCAAAAACCAATTATGAGAATTTAGATCGTATAGGGTATGCTTATTTGATTTCAACAGATTTTACTAAGACTGATAGTATACCATTGTTTGAGGTCACTTGGAAAAAAGAAGCCAAAAGGGCAGAAACGGTTAAAGACATGAACAAGCTTCAAGAATGGTTAAGACTGCGTTTAAATAATAAGAAGATTCAAATAAAGGAAATGCCTAAAGATTAATTTTGCTCTTGAATATACATTTGGCGTACTTTCTTGAAGAGATCTGATGAATACACAAAATTGGTGACAGCTTCGTTATCGGTTTTAAAGATTTCGTTTTTGGTGCCTTCCCATTCCAACAGCCCGTCTTTTAAGAAAATAATTTTCTCGCCAATTTGCATCACTGAGTTCATGTCATGAGTGTTAATGACCGTGGTGATATTATATTCTTCAGTAATTTCTTTGATCAAGTTGTCTATAAGAATTGCCGTCTTGGGGTCTAACCCAGAGTTGGGTTCATCGCAAAAAAGATATTTTGGATTCATGACAATAGCACGAGCAATGGCAACACGTTTTTGCATACCTCCAGATATCTCAGAGGGAAATTTATGGTGGGCATCAACAAGGTTTACCCTTTTTAAAACAGTGTCTACACGTTCTTGCATTTCAGCTTTTGATTGTTTGGTAAACATTTCTAGTGGAAACATTACGTTGCCTTCAACCGTCATGCTGTCAAATAAGGCGCTTCCTTGAAATACCATGCCCATTTCTTGTCGTAAATCTCGCTTTTCGTCGTCAGAATGCTCAGAATACAACTTGCCATCATATGCTATACCACCCTTTTCAGGTTCAAATAGCCCCAATAGGCATTTTAGAAAAACAGTTTTACCAGATCCACTTTGACCAATGATCAAATTAGTTTTTCCTTTTTCAAAGGTGGTGGAAATCCCTTTTAGGATATGAGCTTCGCCAAAAGATTTATGTATGTCTCGTACGTCTATCATTATCCTAGTAAAAGTTGGGTTAAAATATAATTAAGTATAATTATAACAACACTGGTCCACACGAACGAGGTTGTACTTGCTTTACCTACCTCCAATGCACCACCCTTCATGTAAAACCCATGAAATGAAGGTACTGTTGCAATTACAAAAGCAAAAATTAAGGTTTTTACAAATGCATAAGCAATATGAAAAGGAACAAAATCAGATTGTAAACCTGTAATGAAATCCTCACTAGTAAGAAATCCGCCAAAAACACCGGCCATCCATCCTCCAAAAATTCCTACATACATAGAAATAGCAATCGCAAAGGGGTAGAACAACATGGCTATAATTTTAGGAAATACCAAGTAGTTCAATGAGTTAACACCCATAACCTCCAAAGCATCTATTTGTTCTGTAACCCTCATAGTACCTATGCTAGAGGTAATGTAAGATCCTACCTTACCTGCCATAATTATAGATACAAAAGTTGGGGCAAATTCTAATATTACCGATTGTCTGGTGGCAAAACCAATTAAATTTCTGGGTATTAACGGGTTTGTTAAGTTAAGTGCTGTTTGTATGGCAACAACGGCACCTATAAAAAAGGAGATAAATATGATAATACCCAATGAACTAAAGATAAGTTCATCTATTTCTTTAAATATAAGGGACTTCATTATTCTCCATTTTGTAGGTTTTTTAAAAACCTCACGGATCATAATGGCATAGCTTCCTACAGATGCTAAATAGTTCATTTATTAAAAATAAAAATCTTACTGTAAAAATAACAATAATGCACCTGATTTAACCTGCGATTAATCTTTAAAGGTGTAAATTATTTACTTTTGCGCTTCAATCTTATACGTATGAAAATGAAAAGATATTTTATTGCTTCGTTGTTTATTGGAACATTGTTGGCAGCCAGTGGTTTAACTGCCCAAAAGAAAAATAAGAACAATGTAAGTGATGAATTGCTGAGGTCAAAACCTAAATTGGTTGTAGGTATCGTAGTTGACCAAATGAGATATGATTATTTAACCCGTTTTTATGATCAATATGGACAAGACGGATTTAAAAGATTAGTTGAACAGGGTTTTAACTGTAAAAACAATCATTTTAATTATGCGCCAACCAGTACCGGACCGGGTCATACTTCAGTATATACCGGTACAACTCCTTCTGTACACGGTATAATAGGCAATAACTGGTATGATAAGCAATTAGATGCAAGTGTATATTGTGCTAGTGATGATACCTATGCTTCTGTAGGTACTAGTTCAGATGCGGGTAAAATGTCTCCACATAGAATGTCCGTAACAACTATTACGGATGAGCTTAGATTGCATACACAAATGCAAGGAA
It encodes the following:
- a CDS encoding MlaE family ABC transporter permease, whose translation is MNYLASVGSYAIMIREVFKKPTKWRIMKSLIFKEIDELIFSSLGIIIFISFFIGAVVAIQTALNLTNPLIPRNLIGFATRQSVILEFAPTFVSIIMAGKVGSYITSSIGTMRVTEQIDALEVMGVNSLNYLVFPKIIAMLFYPFAIAISMYVGIFGGWMAGVFGGFLTSEDFITGLQSDFVPFHIAYAFVKTLIFAFVIATVPSFHGFYMKGGALEVGKASTTSFVWTSVVIIILNYILTQLLLG
- a CDS encoding ABC transporter ATP-binding protein; protein product: MIDVRDIHKSFGEAHILKGISTTFEKGKTNLIIGQSGSGKTVFLKCLLGLFEPEKGGIAYDGKLYSEHSDDEKRDLRQEMGMVFQGSALFDSMTVEGNVMFPLEMFTKQSKAEMQERVDTVLKRVNLVDAHHKFPSEISGGMQKRVAIARAIVMNPKYLFCDEPNSGLDPKTAILIDNLIKEITEEYNITTVINTHDMNSVMQIGEKIIFLKDGLLEWEGTKNEIFKTDNEAVTNFVYSSDLFKKVRQMYIQEQN
- a CDS encoding DUF389 domain-containing protein, producing MENNLNQDNITPTSNEGGGSEEVKKDFQGLLGSVKKFLSELLDIRTNTDQQATKEAIIADIPFKGHTSWILICSIFIASIGLNANSTAVVIGAMLISPLMGPILGIGMSVAINDIDTLKRSLKNFAVMVVLSVITAYLFYRFFPLRDESSELLARTEPDIRDVLIAFFGGLALVIARAKKGTIASVIFGVAIATALMPPLCTVGFGLAIGNWGYASGAMYLFIINTIFIALATFLVIKLLRFPMVRYVNSQRRKLIGRLASLLAVLVMIPAGFTFYNVFKKSLFNRDAEAFITEKIEPYQFAGEGKFLKDFSEVVYNDEGKSKIELFFMGNDGIPDNVIATWRTQMAEYKQLSETELAVVQGSRSEEATQLKYVNELYESQKSILTSKDEKIQLLENELMRLNQISSNQIPFNEISLEAKTNYENLDRIGYAYLISTDFTKTDSIPLFEVTWKKEAKRAETVKDMNKLQEWLRLRLNNKKIQIKEMPKD